Proteins encoded together in one Anopheles darlingi chromosome 3, idAnoDarlMG_H_01, whole genome shotgun sequence window:
- the LOC125956248 gene encoding 2-aminoadipate transaminase isoform X1, with protein MDSVRQEIPQRYNTDEGAAGIYNIEQQAIMGYGLPPPEILRECCELFEQATSQRMKYELENNAFLFQYGPAIGTTEFRESLASFLAEGYHSEVNKSDLVQTSGATSGLHLILSTLVDLAGVVFVDEYTYMIALTAISQFSTMKIVSVPLKDDGPDTDRLEELVQQHRFAPSGKLFWGVYYTIPTFHNPTGIVFSEDKCQRLITLARNSDILIACDDVYNLLHYANPEQAPPKRLFAYDIEGLGKIDGWRGNVISNGTFSKILSPGIRLGWMECPPRCVEAFRQSGVLQSGGAANNYMGGVVSTMIQQGMAQKQLKLYSTKYAERLQAMLETLDAKLPKECTFSRPEGGYFVWIRFPEHIDCAEMNKYSMEKYRVSAVPGTRFSVTGEARNFMRLTFAFHSADYLRKSVATFCEAARGYMQIVSSS; from the exons aTGGACTCGGTTCGACAGGAAATCCCTCAGCGGTACAACACCGATGAAGGAGCCGCCGGGATCTACAACATCGAACAGCAGGCCATTATGGGATACGGATTACCGCCACCCGAGATCCTGCGCGAATGTTGCGAATTGTTCGAGCAAGCGACATCACAGCGAATG AAATATGAACTCGAAAACAACGCGTTCCTATTTCAATACGGACCAGCGATTGGTACAACGGAATTCAGAGAATCCCTCGCATCGTTCCTGGCCGAAGGGTACCACAGTGAGGTGAACAA GTCCGATCTGGTTCAAACCAGTGGAGCTACGAGTGGCTTGCACCTGATACTGTCGACGCTGGTAGATCTGGCAGGGGTAGTATTCGTCGACGAATATACCTACATGATTGCCCTCACTGCTATATCGCAGTTCAGCACAATGAAAATAGTTTCCG TTCCACTGAAGGATGATGGTCCTGATACGGACCGTCTTGAGGAGCTGGTCCAACAGCATCGGTTCGCTCCATCGGGAAAGCTGTTCTGGGGTGTCTACTATACCATACCGACCTTCCACAACCCGACGGGAATCGTCTTTTCCGAGG ACAAATGCCAACGGCTGATAACGCTGGCCCGAAACAGCGATATCTTGATTGCCTGCGACGATGTTTACAATTTATTGCACTACGCCAACCCTGAGCAGGCACCCCCGAAGCGGCTGTTTGCCTACGATATCGAAGGATTGGGCAAAATCGACGGCTGGCGCGGAAATGTCATTTCGAACGGGACATTCTCGAAGATCCTCTCACCTGGCATTCGGCTCGGCTGGATGGAATGTCCACCGAGATGCGTGGAAGCATTCCGCCAAAG TGGGGTGCTACAGTCTGGCGGAGCTGCCAATAACTACATGGGCGGTGTAGTGTCCACCATGATCCAGCAAGGGATGGCGCAGAAGCAGTTGAAACTGTACAGCACAAAATACGCCGAACGGCTGCAGGCGATGCTTGAAACACTGGATGCCAAACTGCCCAAGGAGTGTACCTTTAGCAGACCAGAGGGAGGCTACTTCGTGTGGATTCGCTTCCCGGAGCACATCGATTGTGCCGAGATGAACAAGTACAGTATGGAAAAGTATCGCGTATCCGCCGTTCCCGGTACGCGTTTTTCCGTTACCGGTGAGGCACGCAACTTCATGCGTCTAACTTTTGCCTTCCATTCGGCTGACTATCTACGCAAAAGTGTTGCCACGTTCTGTGAGGCCGCGCGGGGTTATATGCAGATCGTATCCTCGTCGTGA
- the LOC125956248 gene encoding 2-aminoadipate transaminase isoform X2, protein MEQRREVAQNHLFDGGVLNVYDQHIANLSAGAPGPDLLQRSAELLCRATEIRTKYELENNAFLFQYGPAIGTTEFRESLASFLAEGYHSEVNKSDLVQTSGATSGLHLILSTLVDLAGVVFVDEYTYMIALTAISQFSTMKIVSVPLKDDGPDTDRLEELVQQHRFAPSGKLFWGVYYTIPTFHNPTGIVFSEDKCQRLITLARNSDILIACDDVYNLLHYANPEQAPPKRLFAYDIEGLGKIDGWRGNVISNGTFSKILSPGIRLGWMECPPRCVEAFRQSGVLQSGGAANNYMGGVVSTMIQQGMAQKQLKLYSTKYAERLQAMLETLDAKLPKECTFSRPEGGYFVWIRFPEHIDCAEMNKYSMEKYRVSAVPGTRFSVTGEARNFMRLTFAFHSADYLRKSVATFCEAARGYMQIVSSS, encoded by the exons ATGGAGCAGCGTCGAGAAGTGGCGCAGAACCACCTGTTCGATGGTGGGGTGCTTAATGTGTATGATCAGCACATTGCCAACCTTTCGGCCGGTGCACCGGGGCCGGATCTGTTACAACGCAGTGCGGAACTGCTTTGTCGTGCAACGGAAATACGAACG AAATATGAACTCGAAAACAACGCGTTCCTATTTCAATACGGACCAGCGATTGGTACAACGGAATTCAGAGAATCCCTCGCATCGTTCCTGGCCGAAGGGTACCACAGTGAGGTGAACAA GTCCGATCTGGTTCAAACCAGTGGAGCTACGAGTGGCTTGCACCTGATACTGTCGACGCTGGTAGATCTGGCAGGGGTAGTATTCGTCGACGAATATACCTACATGATTGCCCTCACTGCTATATCGCAGTTCAGCACAATGAAAATAGTTTCCG TTCCACTGAAGGATGATGGTCCTGATACGGACCGTCTTGAGGAGCTGGTCCAACAGCATCGGTTCGCTCCATCGGGAAAGCTGTTCTGGGGTGTCTACTATACCATACCGACCTTCCACAACCCGACGGGAATCGTCTTTTCCGAGG ACAAATGCCAACGGCTGATAACGCTGGCCCGAAACAGCGATATCTTGATTGCCTGCGACGATGTTTACAATTTATTGCACTACGCCAACCCTGAGCAGGCACCCCCGAAGCGGCTGTTTGCCTACGATATCGAAGGATTGGGCAAAATCGACGGCTGGCGCGGAAATGTCATTTCGAACGGGACATTCTCGAAGATCCTCTCACCTGGCATTCGGCTCGGCTGGATGGAATGTCCACCGAGATGCGTGGAAGCATTCCGCCAAAG TGGGGTGCTACAGTCTGGCGGAGCTGCCAATAACTACATGGGCGGTGTAGTGTCCACCATGATCCAGCAAGGGATGGCGCAGAAGCAGTTGAAACTGTACAGCACAAAATACGCCGAACGGCTGCAGGCGATGCTTGAAACACTGGATGCCAAACTGCCCAAGGAGTGTACCTTTAGCAGACCAGAGGGAGGCTACTTCGTGTGGATTCGCTTCCCGGAGCACATCGATTGTGCCGAGATGAACAAGTACAGTATGGAAAAGTATCGCGTATCCGCCGTTCCCGGTACGCGTTTTTCCGTTACCGGTGAGGCACGCAACTTCATGCGTCTAACTTTTGCCTTCCATTCGGCTGACTATCTACGCAAAAGTGTTGCCACGTTCTGTGAGGCCGCGCGGGGTTATATGCAGATCGTATCCTCGTCGTGA
- the LOC125956245 gene encoding cactin, giving the protein MWGDQGEKAAPFVWKKKLEKQGMKDISRRELESLNRKTQLENMIELEKIKKRRMEREQQQQQREDDMYLMQRSKEAAQFEEWQRQEETFHLEQAKLRSKIRIQDGRAKPIDLLAQYISEQNLEESIEMQMHEPYTYLNGLSLDDLEDLLEDIKVYNELEKGKNLDFWTDLTIIVDDEIHKLRKVEAEKQRVATGRREGIHQSVAKDVTQIFRGKTAQQLEELKKKIEDKISSQQDGLDIGYWESLLSQLKAHMARARLRDRHQENLRNKLELLKQEQECQVKKEEQTDDEEAAGPSGLGARRASNDAAADETSRDGSASHSEPEAPPTKTIESIENDLLSECFEMYKKGGYEPKYVQQSDLEPGIEIITEDKDEEILDQLRQKVLGINQDEELYSREEMLLRKEARRGMDNDEAEFSVETRVDSHVYLWSDKYRPRKPRYFNRVHTGFEWNKYNQTHYDMDNPPPKIVQGYKFNIFYPDLINKNATPQYFLTPCADNGDFATLRFHAGPPYEDIAFKIVNREWEFSYKRGFRCQFQNNIFQLWFHFKRYRYRR; this is encoded by the coding sequence ATGTGGGGTGATCAGGGTGAAAAGGCCGCGCCCTTCGtgtggaagaagaagctggagaAACAGGGCATGAAGGACATCTCACGGCGCGAGCTCGAATCGCTGAACCGAAAGACGCAACTGGAGAACATGATTGAGCTGGAAAAGATCAAAAAGCGGCGTATGGaacgcgaacagcagcagcagcagcgtgaggACGACATGTACTTGATGCAGCGCTCCAAGGAGGCGGCCCAGTTCGAGGAGTGGCAGCGCCAGGAAGAGACGTTCCATCTCGAGCAAGCGAAACTGCGGAGCAAAATCCGCATCCAGGATGGACGcgcgaaaccgatcgatctgcTCGCACAGTACATCTCCGAGCAGAATCTggaggaatcgatcgaaatgcaGATGCACGAACCGTACACGTACCTCAACGGACTGAGTCTAGACGACCTGGAGGATCTCCTGGAAGACATAAAGGTGTACAACGAGCTGGAGAAGGGCAAAAACCTGGACTTCTGGACCGATCTGACCATCATCGTGGACGATGAAATACACAAGCTACGCAAGGTGGAAGCGGAAAAGCAACGGGTAGCGACGGGGCGCCGCGAAGGCATCCACCAGAGTGTGGCCAAGGACGTGACGCAGATATTTCGCGGCAAAACGGCGCAACAGTTGGAAGAGCTGAAGAAAAAGATCGAAGACAAAATCAGTAGCCAACAGGACGGACTGGATATTGGGTACTGGGAGAGTTTGCTGTCGCAGTTGAAAGCACACATGGCCCGGGCACGATTGCGTGACCGGCATCAAGAGAATCTGCGCAACAAACTGGAGCTGctgaagcaggagcaggagtgtcaggtgaaaaaggaagagcagACGGACGATGAAGAGGCGGCGGGCCCATCGGGGCTTGGCGCAAGGCGTGCATCCAACGATGCGGCTGCGGATGAGACATCCCGCGACGGCAGTGCGTCCCActcggaaccggaagcacctCCCACAAAGACGATCGAATCAATCGAAAACGATCTACTGAGCGAGTGCTTCGAAATGTACAAGAAGGGTGGTTACGAGCCAAAGTACGTGCAGCAGTCGGATCTGGAGCCGGGCATCGAGATCATTACCGAGGATAAGGATGAGGAAATATTGGATCAGCTACGCCAAAAGGTGCTCGGTATCAATCAGGACGAGGAGCTGTACTCACGCGAAGAGATGCTACTACGCAAGGAAGCACGTCGCGGTATGGACAATGATGAAGCCGAGTTTTCTGTGGAAACACGGGTCGATTCACACGTTTACCTTTGGTCGGACAAGTACCGGCCACGTAAACCGCGCTACTTTAACCGAGTGCACACGGGCTTCGAGTGGAATAAGTACAACCAAACGCATTACGACATGGACAATCCACCTCCAAAGATCGTACAGGGCTACAAGTTCAACATCTTCTATCCGGATCTGATCAACAAAAACGCAACGCCACAGTATTTCCTCACTCCGTGCGCCGACAATGGTGATTTTGCCACGCTACGCTTCCACGCGGGTCCACCGTACGAGGATATTGCCTTCAAGATCGTGAACCGCGAGTGGGAGTTTAGCTACAAGCGTGGCTTCCGGTGCCAGTTCCAGAACAACATATTTCAGCTATGGTTCCACTTCAAACGCTACCGGTACCGTCGTTAG